One stretch of Arachis duranensis cultivar V14167 chromosome 1, aradu.V14167.gnm2.J7QH, whole genome shotgun sequence DNA includes these proteins:
- the LOC107461335 gene encoding bifunctional purple acid phosphatase 26, whose amino-acid sequence MLLHFFLASFVFLSSVKDGSARITSSFVRSEYPSADIPLDHEAFAVPKGYNAPQQVHISQGDYDGKAVIISWVTTDEPGSCKVQYGTSENKLQDSADGSFTNYTFYQYKSGFIHQCLIEDLEYDTKYYYRIGSGDSSRDFWFKTPPKVGPDAPYKFGIIGDLGQTFNSLSTLDHYIESGAETVLFVGDLSYADRYQYNDVGQRWDTWGRFVEKSTAYQPWIWSAGNHEIDYMPYMGEVVPFRNFLNRFPTPYLASKSSNPLWYAIRRASAHIIVISSYSPFVKYTPQWTWLKDELKRVDREKTPWLIVLMHVPLYNSNEAHYMEGESMRAAFESWFIDHKVDVIFAGHVHAYERSYRYSNVDYNITSGHRYPVPDKSAPIYITVGDGGNQEGLASRFTEPQPQYSAFREASYGHSTLEIMNRTHAVYHWNRNDDGKKVKTDSFVLHNQYWGSHRRRKLNKHLLVRLFDADTITTI is encoded by the exons ATGTTGCTTCATTTTTTCCTAGCTTCCTTTGTGTTCCTCAGCTCTGTCAAAGATGGGAGTGCCAGGATCACAAGCTCTTTCGTTCGCTCAGAGTATCCATCCGCCGACATCCCCCTCGACCATGAAGCATTTGCAGTTCCAAAGGGTTACAATGCACCTCAACAA GTACATATCTCCCAAGGTGACTATGATGGAAAAGCAGTGATCATCTCCTGGGTGACAACTGATGAACCAGGATCCTGCAAAGTGCAATATGGAACATCAGAGAACAAACTTCAAGATTCTGCAGATGGCTCATTTACAAACTACACTTTCTATCAATACAAGTCTGGTTTCATTCATCAGTGCCTTATTGAAGATCTTGAG TATGACACTAAATACTATTACAGAATAGGAAGTGGTGATTCTTCTCGAGATTTTTGGTTCAAAACACCTCCCAAAGTGGGGCCAGATGCTCCCTACAAATTTGGAATCATTG GTGATTTGGGCCAGACATTTAATTCGCTTTCCACACTTGATCACTACATTGAGAGCGGAGCTGAGACTGTGCTGTTTGTTGGGGATCTTTCTTATGCTGATAGGTATCAGTACAATGATGTTGGTCAGCGGTGGGATACATGGGGCCGGTTTGTTGAAAAAAGTACAGCATATCAACCATGGATTTGGTCTGCTGGAAATCATGAAATAGATTACATGCCCTATATG GGAGAAGTTGTTCCTTTCAGGAATTTTCTTAACCGATTTCCTACTCCTTATTTGGCCTCCAAAAGCAGCAACCCCCTCTGGTATGCAATCCGGCGTGCATCTGCTCATATTATTGTCATATCCAGCTATTCACCTTTTG TGAAGTACACACCTCAGTGGACTTGGCTCAAAGATGAGCTCAAGCGAGTTGATCGGGAGAAGACACCTTGGCTCATTGTTCTAATGCATGTGCCACTCTACAACAGTAATGAAGCGCATTACATGGAGGGTGAAAGCATGCGAGCAGCTTTCGAGAGCTGGTTCATCGATCATAAAGTTGATGTGATCTTTGCTGGTCATGTTCATGCTTATGAAAGATCG TATCGTTACTCCAATGTTGACTACAACATCACCAGCGGTCACCGGTATCCCGTACCGGACAAATCAGCACCTATTTACATAACAGTTGGAGATGGAGGAAATCAAGAAGGTCTTGCTTCAAG GTTTACCGAACCACAGCCTCAATACTCTGCGTTTCGAGAAGCCAGCTATGGACACTCCACTCTGGAGATAATGAATAGGACCCATGCTGTCTACCACTGGAATCGCAATGATGATGGCAAGAAAGTCAAAACTGACTCATTCGTGTTGCATAACCAGTATTG GGGAAGTCATAGGAGAAGAAAGCTGAACAAGCATCTTCTAGTGAGGCTATTTGATGCAGATACAATTACC